The Alnus glutinosa chromosome 3, dhAlnGlut1.1, whole genome shotgun sequence nucleotide sequence TTTTGTGGCGGCATTACTCAAGCACTATAGGTAACCCTTTCTATAGGTTGCTTCCTTCGAGATTCGAACAAGCGACGTGATGCTTGCTCCGATAGTAATATTAGGCACTGGTTAATATTAGGTACCTAACCAATATGCCAAAAGCTTCATAGCTGATAAAATGCAGAAAGTTAGCCCCTTAAACCTATCCCATACTAGGTTGACCCACTCTAGCGCTCATACCCAAATTGGGCCATACCAACATCATAACACATTCGTTACCTCTTTGGATAGCAGCACATTATAGCTGGATTGTTTCTTCTTTTgcagattttttgaatttatattcCTTTATTTCTTCCTATTAAGGGTTCTCtcgtatacttcatgtgtagtTTGTACTATGGTTGCGCCCTCGGCACTTAATTAATGATAtgaaattacttattaaaaaaaaaaatcataacaaaCATCCCTTTAGATACTGCGATCAATAGTGAAATCAAGCAAGAATTTAGCAAGTTCTCCAATCTGATAACAActcatattctttctttctcctttccttTTGTGTTATACCTATCTCCCATTATAGCCTTTTCAACCATATACATCTTTCCGTACTCTGAAGCAGAACATTTTTATAGCACGTTGAGAAAAACGTATCAACTAAGCTTAACGCGTAACACAACCAGCTCCATATACAAAAATTTACCAGCTAACTGGACTCGATGCCACACGCATAGATTAAGTAGAAAATTTGTCAAATAAAACAGTCACATTTCGTTTTTCTGAGTATCAGATTACACTAATTACTTCAAATTTCGCTGATCGGTTTGATTCTAACATGGAATTTCGGGGTTTCTAGGGTTTAGAATTAGCAAAGATCCGCAAAAGGAAAGGACGTACGTTGTTCTTGGAAGTAGTAGTTGCCTTGGAAGCGGCAGCCGAGGCGATCAAGGGCTTGGCCGGTCTCGCGGATCCAGAATCCGACGGTGTAGATTGCTTTTCCCAGCGTTCCCATCTTCCCTCTGCAAATGAACGGTCAGACTGGGAGTTGTTCCTCAATGGCCAGTTGCAAATTTTGGTGTGCATTACGAGTGGTACCTTGCAGCTGGAGGACGTCTTTTCTACAGTTACTTTTCCTGCAATTACTATGACTGATCAAAGGTCTGACGCCACCTGTCAGCCTTAGATTTTGCCAGGCAAGCCGCCACCTATGACTTGGTAGAGTAATTTCTCATCCTTTTAAATTGGGAAAATGTTCCTTGCATTACAAACCCACAACATAAGCATAACAATTCCTCACATGAGGATGTGTTCCAGTGTTCTCTTTAAATTGAATCTGAAGAAATTCTTTTGCCACGGTCTACTAAATTACATTTGTCCTAGTAGGTATGTTATTTGCAAGTCACTTTAATTACAAGTCTACACCAAGACATATTAGGTATAAAACCTATACATGTAGATCTCACGAAATATGTTAGTAGCACAATAATGCTGATATATCcagcattttcatttttttttttttaaaaaaaaaaatactgaacacATGcattattatacaattatagtGTAGaagttgtgcaaataacatatcttaGGTTCCACATACATGAAACCCAAATGCATGGGTCTCACACCAAATATGTCTTAATGTACACTAAAGTGATATACAAGAATCATCAACCTTGTCCTTATAACATAGAATTGTAATAAttatgagtaattctacaaTTTTATCTTCTGTTCCTTTAATAatgatgacttttaaaatcataatttgattaaaatttaataatgatcaatcacaagtccaatagtaatttaaaagccacatcattattaaaGAAACACAAGAATGACTTCTTGCATTATTTAAtacttatatgtatttttaatagaattattgaaaaatgtgattataacacacatttttaaaaatttatgtgaAATCATGCTTTAAAAACAAATGACAATTTATTAGTCtgaactacaaaaataaaaaattcacccAATTTAAAGGAAACCTTGGCCAGTCAATTTTGTTATTGCAAAATTAGAGACAATGAAACTTAAATTTGGAAATTATCCATAATACCCAATTTATATAATGAATTGTTTCGGATTTTTCTTAGAGTAATGTTAaacaccacatttttattttttgatttttgtggCCAATGTAATAATATCAaccaacttttatatatatatatatatatatacagtgaAACAATGACCGATTAGTGGAAAGTGCAGTATATATAACTTCCCTTTTTCTTATAAAAGTCGTTCTACGTTTTGGAACGAGTAAtactattttaatataaatatgtaCTTGATTTTTTCACAACAGGCAGTAAGAAAATCGAGGACTCAGTAACATTGGTCCTCATGCTATCTTTGGCATGTTCAACTCTTCACCAATAACCACATTCACAACAAATGTtacaaactatatttttatcttataattattctACAATACTGGCGTATTAGATTTAACCAACTCTTAAATaagtcattttaaaaataaaataaaaatccgaAGATTTATTGAAATTGCCACATCAACGTTGTGAAATAGTTGTAAAATAGAAATGTAGTTTCTAGCGTTATCCAATGAGAAAATACGCAACTTGAAGGAATCTAACTTCAAGTCACTTCTCTTTACAGAAGCAGCAGCATCCAACATATAGATATGTATAGAAAAGTATATAATATCAAGAGTACAGCATAATTAAGCACCATTTATGACTAATAATTACATGGTGATATAAAATCTGTGCAGACAGGCATGCTGCAAGAAGTCTATCAGCCTATGATAATTTAGTGGTCACTGCCATTCTACTAGTTTTCAGATAAGTTACTGCCTCAAGCTTTCAACGATGTAAGACGCATACAGGTCCCTGCAACAGAAAACATTCATGTAAGAGAAACAATGATTGGTCATAAGTTCCAGAAAAAATACAATCtttaatagaacaaaaaatctaaattcattcgcaaacagaaaattaaaaaagcaaatcattgagttttgatttcataCAAAAGAAAACTTCTCAAGAAACTCACATGGAGTACTTGATGGCTTCGATGGCAGACTCAGCTGGCAGGAAGTCTTCCACAGCAACTTTCTTGTTCTCATTCTTTTTGTCTATCATTTGTTACAAATGAAGGATATACAGAGCAGTGAAGCAGAGATTGTGAACGGATAACCagaattcaaaaataaatgaaatatctAGTAAGAGTAGCTTTGAatgttttgaaataaatttattgGGTAAATAAAATCATGCAAGGGTACATGCAACAGCGTTGAAATATGTCAACCTTCAAGCTAATAAGCACAAGctacccccccccccaccccaaaaaataaaaaaataaaaacaaaatttaagagCAAGTTTGCTTAGTAAATAAGTGAGAGGATACAGTCCTCAAAGAAGCGTCGGATTTCAGCAAGGCGATGTGGAGGAATCTCCTTGATGTCCTTGTAATGGCGAAACTCAGGGTCGTCAGCACATACTGCTATGATTTTGTCATCCTTTTCACCCTGCATCAGGATTGTTACAATTGCTAATTCCTCTTTCAAGTTTGTCCCAAATCAGATGCCCAGAAAGAGAGTAGAAAACATCGGAtaatttggaaattttggaagCTAGCTGACAAAATCATAGGAAAAACAACAGAACTTCCTTGGCTATTACATCACTGAAGACCTTGTACAGTTGTACCATTTTGAATATGACCGACCTCCCTTAAGAGTGGCATCTGGATATACCAGATTCCTTTTCAAGTGTTTCTGTTTTTCCACAAGTAAGCAATTAAATTGACCAGATTACTCCTGATCAGATACAGAACAGACTGTTGATGGGTCGAAAGCAACAGATATTCTGATGGAGGTTATTGATACTATACCAATACCAGAGGAATTCATTCACCCTTTCATCAAAGGCCAACGGTAGGACAACCCACTTGGACCTCAACATCAAGCCAAATTCAGGTAACCCAAGCAACTCGTGGGCTAAATAAAACAATGCACGAATAGAGTCCACATAATATAACCAGAAAAGGAGAAACTTTGTCCAGTTCTCCAGTAACATCCTTGGGCAgctaatttttatatttacccAACAGCTCCTTAATCGTGAGTTAATGTGCctttaaaataagaaacaaaagtCAGAACCACACAGGCAGGCAAGATAAATCCTTTACCTGGTCAATCATTGGCATTAATCCAATAGCACGAGCACGAAGGAAAGACCCAGGTAGCACAGGCTCctatagaaaaagaaagtacaagaaaagaaagtttCAAGTTCAGAAATTTAAAAATCTGATGTTATATTCATTGTGGCAAAGGTGGGATGTGTAAAAATGCTACCTGCATCAGTACCAGGACGTCCATAGGATCACTGTCTTCACAAAGGGTTCGCGGGATGAAACCATAGTTGTGTGGATAAACAACTGATGAGTAGAGAACACGATCAACCTATTTTAAGGACTGATATGCTTTAGTTATCTACTTCATGTAGCTCATAcataaatttaacaaaacaCGCCAGCATCCTAGCAACACTATTGTTAGCAAGAGCACCAACATGGTATTTGTGTCACAAAATCTAATTACAACATAATATGTAGGAAAGAGGGCACAGTTTGGCATCAATTGTTTTATTATGGAGTATCATAACATGATTTTCCCATAATCTTATTACATGCATGAATTGTACGATTTGATAACCTTGTCAAAGAGGTAAATGGTCACCTTCTCTGATTAACAGATATGAAGTAACAAATGATAGACAATAGCTGGTTAAATTTTAAGTGTATATGAAATATTTCATGACAACTAGACTTATTTAAATATGTTAGGGAATACAACTATTTTGAGTCTAACCTAAATAAAAACACCAAGCAAGTTTGCTACAATGAACAATGTATATGGCTAGGAACATATTGGATAAGTTAAAAGGGGAAGAAAACTCATACTTTTATAAGGCCACTTGTCTTGTCAAGCTCGTACTTAACCTTGCTGCCTTTTCCAATTTCAACGACCTGCCGCAGAAAtccagagttggatttcaaa carries:
- the LOC133864847 gene encoding soluble inorganic pyrophosphatase-like, which encodes MAHHFGEASGKNSTGFPQVVLNERILSSMSRRSVAAHPWHDLEIGPGAPAVFNCVVEIGKGSKVKYELDKTSGLIKVDRVLYSSVVYPHNYGFIPRTLCEDSDPMDVLVLMQEPVLPGSFLRARAIGLMPMIDQGEKDDKIIAVCADDPEFRHYKDIKEIPPHRLAEIRRFFEDYKKNENKKVAVEDFLPAESAIEAIKYSMDLYASYIVESLRQ